In a single window of the Nilaparvata lugens isolate BPH chromosome 1, ASM1435652v1, whole genome shotgun sequence genome:
- the LOC111043543 gene encoding protein windpipe gives MVMGLSKQPRMAGLLSSLSLLVIISLCSQLVAGEYGCPHQCLCFVDNSGFRTANCTGVEFMTAHAFQYSKIFSGIEVLNVKPHSQKPIKLKDDMFLPFFSLKYLNLSNCRIKTITKNVFNGLKKIWEIDLSDNEIQHFHSSVFENLNDLNRLSLRGNPLQMTHKPYIISHSLKELDMGKCGISSLPNEFFHGLKKLTHLLLDGNFIRNIKDHVLPRGLVDLNLAYNRIVNIPIDTLLSLTQLRRLDLHENYINCTCVFLHLQDMLSGNGVLIDGNVVCAYPIELRNTSLNKVNENEACRREVYKDKQHRKSSNAKYIHQKESYDFDNDKYSSYENFQRDQPDYYQDQVDDSTNEKDSFQQDPQPLRSGEHYSKETHSGHGKKKHKHNDHISSDEYDKIMNDEGMLSDEYTSSSSPQDDGVENEDDSYTDETSNIDRPSPLDDLGSTFEKSVPESSKSEDSFEGSGVGDINEEQRIASLGEGIQFGLDDGNEDDATEFMIIKETKAPKVNHEKEAKGDKGGDHSGNEGDMGGDHTGDEEQRAEESGRKVPSGMGQYILIGLIGFILIILILVAVIKKCRSRRNTEREKLSNMENANGTELQDITTLLPKPEEKDERNGKYPNETSPETVKLINGDKPHDLSEPTDMNQNDNRNDIVKNGVKPATEAVAPIEVTKAKLTILPDSIPKTPIFVQKNNGAIKKGVS, from the coding sequence aTGGTGATGGGACTTTCAAAGCAGCCGAGGATGGCTGGACTTCTCTCATCTTTATCCTTGTTAGTAATCATCTCATTGTGCAGTCAACTGGTGGCCGGAGAATATGGCTGCCCCCATCAGTGCCTCTGCTTTGTGGACAATAGTGGCTTCCGAACAGCAAACTGCACAGGAGTCGAATTCATGACTGCGCATGCCTTTCAGTACTCGAAAATATTCAGTGGTATCGAGGTACTAAATGTAAAACCCCACTCACAGAAACCTATCAAACTCAAAGATGATATGTTTCTCCCCTTCTTCTCACTGAAGTACCTAAATTTAAGTAACTGTAGAATCAAGACCATCACCAAAAATGTGTTCAACGGACTGAAAAAGATCTGGGAGATAGATTTATCCGACAATGAGATCCAGCACTTCCACAGCTCTGTTTTCGAGAATCTCAACGATTTGAATAGACTTAGTTTGAGAGGCAACCCTCTTCAGATGACTCACAAGCCCTACATCATATCACACTCTCTGAAAGAATTGGATATGGGAAAATGTGGAATTTCATCTCTACCCAACGAGTTCTTCCATGGGTTGAAGAAATTGACCCATCTACTCTTGGATGGTAATTTTATACGTAACATCAAAGATCACGTGCTTCCTAGAGGTCTTGTAGATCTGAACCTGGCTTACAATAGAATTGTGAACATCCCCATTGATACTCTGTTGTCATTGACTCAGTTGAGGCGTTTGGATCTCCATGAAAACTACATCAATTGTACATGTGTATTTCTACATTTACAAGATATGTTATCAGGGAACGGTGTGTTAATTGATGGGAATGTTGTATGTGCATATCCCATTGAACTCCGAAATACGAGTTTGAATAAGGTGAATGAGAATGAGGCTTGTAGGAGAGAAGTGTACAAAGACAAGCAACATCGAAAATCTTCTAATGCTAAGTACATTCATCAGAAGGAGAGTTACGACTTTGATAATGACAAGTACAGTTCTTATGAGAACTTCCAGAGGGATCAGCCTGATTATTATCAAGATCAAGTTGACGACTCAACGAATGAAAAAGATTCGTTCCAGCAAGATCCACAGCCATTGAGGAGTGGAGAGCATTACAGTAAAGAAACGCATTCAGGTCATGGAAAGAAGAAGCATAAACACAATGATCACATTTCATCTGATGAATATGATAAGATAATGAATGATGAAGGTATGCTCAGTGATGAGTATACCAGTTCAAGTTCACCACAAGATGATGGAGTAGAAAATGAGGACGACAGCTACACTGATGAGACATCTAACATTGATAGACCTTCACCATTGGATGACTTGGGAAGTACATTTGAGAAAAGCGTGCCTGAGTCAAGCAAGTCTGAAGACTCATTTGAAGGTTCTGGAGTGGGAGATATCAATGAAGAGCAGAGAATAGCGTCTCTTGGAGAAGGGATCCAGTTTGGATTGGATGATGGGAACGAGGATGATGCTACTGAGTTTATGATCATCAAAGAAACGAAAGCGCCAAAAGTCAATCATGAAAAAGAAGCTAAAGGAGACAAGGGAGGGGATCACTCAGGGAACGAGGGAGACATGGGAGGGGATCACACGGGGGATGAGGAACAGCGTGCGGAGGAATCGGGTAGGAAAGTACCTTCAGGTATGGGTCAATATATTCTGATTGGATTGATTGGTTTCATTCTTATCATCCTGATACTGGTTGCAGTGATCAAGAAATGCCGGTCTAGAAGAAATACCGAACGTGAGAAGCTCTCCAATATGGAGAACGCTAACGGCACAGAGCTGCAAGATATCACCACATTACTTCCGAAACcagaagaaaaagatgagagAAACGGCAAGTATCCTAACGAAACGTCTCCTGAGACAGTCAAGCTCATAAATGGAGACAAACCCCATGACTTATCCGAGCCAACAGACATGAACCAAAACGACAACCGCAATGACATTGTCAAAAATG